The Oscillospiraceae bacterium genome contains the following window.
CAGCAAGAGGGACACCCTCTGCCAACAGGTCGGGCAGCGCGGCGTGACCCGGTATTTTGACCGGCTGCTGGGCCTGAGCGACATCTACGCCAAGAGCAAGGTGGAGATCGGCCTTGCCTATTTAAAAGAGGAAGGCTTCGACCCTGCCCGGGCGGTGATGATCGGGGATTCGGTCCATGATTTTGAGGTGGCGCAGGCGCTCGGCGTGGGCTGCGTTTTGCAGTCCGGCGGCCACCAGCCGGCGGAAACGCTGCGCAAAACCGGCGCACCGGTCGTGGCCGGTTTGCGGGAGGCCGCAGCGCTGATTTTGGAATGAGCGCTTACGGGAGGCTGTAGGGGCGGATGCTTGCATCCGCCCGGGTGGCGGCGAAGACGCCGCCACCCTGCAAACAACTGCCTACCGTTATGCTGCGGGTCGATGCGAGCATCGACCCCTACAAGCAGAGGGGTAAAATATAATGTCTGACCGTGTAAAAGGCGCCTGCCTGACGATGGGCGGTGCGGCATGCTGGGGTGTTTCGGGCTGCATGGGGCAGTATCTGTTCACCCGCGAGGGGATGGATTCCACCTGGCTTGTGCCGATCCGGCTGTTTCTGGCCGGGCTGATTCTATGCGGGTATTTCTGCATCCGGGACCGTAAAATGCTTTTTGATCCGTGGAATATACGGAAAAATCCGCGCAATGCTATTGACCTGCTAGTTTACGGTTTGGCCGGTGTCAGCTGCTGCCAGTTCACCTATTTTCTGACGATCCAGCTGTCCAGTGCGGGCATGGGGACGATCTTGCAGGACCTCTCCCCTGTCATTATTCTGCTGGTGGTCTGCATCCAGCAAGGGCGCGGGCCGCAGGTGTTTGAGATTTTCTCCATCCTGCTGGCGCTGGTGGGCGTTTTCCTCATCACGACCCACGGCAGCCTGACCGGGCTGGCCGTCAGCCCGGCGGCGCTGGCCT
Protein-coding sequences here:
- a CDS encoding DMT family transporter, giving the protein MSDRVKGACLTMGGAACWGVSGCMGQYLFTREGMDSTWLVPIRLFLAGLILCGYFCIRDRKMLFDPWNIRKNPRNAIDLLVYGLAGVSCCQFTYFLTIQLSSAGMGTILQDLSPVIILLVVCIQQGRGPQVFEIFSILLALVGVFLITTHGSLTGLAVSPAALASGVVSACCVAIYTMWPKKLQEQYPTPMLQGWAFLMGGIMFALIFRPWQIDYVPTAMGVFGIFTVVVLGNVLAFSLYMSGVPLIGPQRASLYSFAEPVTAAIISTLVLGSPFTLWDALGFGCIFLMLVLLSLPAKTKA